The segment ATAACCCTTAATTGTGCATAAGTGTGTACTTGCTACTGCCAAGTTTAATTGCATCTTACTGACTTTAGTGCAGGGTGAAAAGctttcattttgtctttaaagTTGCATGGATTTCATTTAAAGTAAACCTACAGACACAAGTTTAAATGTTTACAGACAACCCCATCAAAAAGCTGACCTGGCCTTCACTAAAGATCTTTAATGAGCAAATATAAAACATAGCACAAGCTCCAGAATCAGACCGTTAGAGAGAGGGTGGGGTGCTTGTTCCTCTTAGAATAGTAAAATAATAGCATAGGAAATGTCGGGAAAGCAGACTGCAGTGGGTGCATCAACAAGCCAGAGGTCCATCTCTGGGGCATCTCCCCAGAGACGCATTTCCTGTCTGCTTGATGAAGTTTGACTCCCAACAGATCACCTTATCTTCGTCTGTTTCCTGCAGAAAAAGCAATCCAACACACTGGCACCACAAGACACAAAGGAGAGCCAGCCATCAAGGAGGGTGTGGCACGGTCTGGGACAACCAGGAGGGAAGTGCCACCAGACACTGCCCGCAGTCATCCATCACTCCACTGACACCAGCTGCTGGAGGGCTGTTTTCCCAGTACTAGTTGTCTGAAAATGCCTGCCTGAATGTTGCTACTGATTCAGGAAGAGATAGCAGGTTGATCATCTGCCTAACCTAAAGGAGTTCAGTGCAGAAATGTGACACCTGTGTTTATAAAACTGTTCTCGGCACAGTTCTACAGTGATGTGTCACGTTAGCAGTGTTGAAAACAATTCTAGACATTTGATTAATATCGTGGTAGCTGCATGTTAATGACTCTGCACAACCTTAACGTGTTTGGAACACAAACAATTAGATTCTGAACGCTTGGaacttatataaaaacaaaactacagcTTAAGTGGTCTATCGTTTAATATGAGCGCTGCTCATGAAATCTTGAGTCATTAGTATGacaatttcattttgttttgactttcacAGTTTACAACGGGGGCAGGATTTCTAACTTCATCTACCAGGCTGTTTATTAAGAATAATAATTTTAGCCGTTTTTCCGCTTAACCGGATTTATGATGATATTTTCGTTTAGCTATCCTCACAGCGACGCTTGCTTATTCATCTGTTTAGCGCTCCGGTCAGacactaacgttagctaatagCTTCGGCTAACCAGCTAGCATCACCACTCCCTTAGTTGTTGCGAGTTCACCCTGTACAAACTGCCGAGCTGATCATTAATTAACACGGTACCATACGTTCATACAACTTAAATACACGGTTACATACAGGAATAACACACGTATAAAATGAGTTTAGTGGAAAAACACAGCTATTACTTACCGAGAGCTAGGACTGACGGCTAGCTCAGCCcctttaaatccaaaatgtctCCAGCACAACAAGATTCTCCCAGCAGCCTCTGCGGCGGAGTTGATGTATAGTGACGTCATGTTTTGTTTTCGCTGCTTTTCTTAGGAGCAGAGCCCTTCAAAGCCCTTCTTTAAGGGGCTGTGTTTAGGAGAAAGCATCTTCAagattatctatctatctatctatctatcgtggtgtccacaaacacaaatgtttagTCTAATAtttgtaattatatattttcactttacGGAACTTTACggaatataaaatgtaaagggTACTGCGCACGTGATAGTAGGTGACGACTTTAACTTTAAGGTTTAATGTTTAACTTTCAAAGATATTTAACTACCCTGTAATAGCTTACAGTCTATGGTAATATCCCATAAATTCCGccactgaaaaaaagaataagagaGAGCAGATAGTGACATCTGGTGGTTAATTTGTGAGCACCAACAGGTAACTGATTCTGCCAGTTCAATCTAATTTAAATTCTCCACACTCTTCTACAAACAATTAATCCAAAATAGATGTCATTTCTCCTTTACCCAGGTAAATATATTTCCTCTTTAGTGTTGtcacaggaacagtttcttcccacaagccatcactctgatgaacagctgactcacattgtcaggaacaattcctatACAacaacccagtaactctgtctctaatctaTTTACCGgcttctctatttcagagctgctcatactgtatattgtatatactgtataccaaatccaccaacctcatgtacataacaccgGACATAATacttattccagcatcctttgcactcatcacactgtgtacatgtgtacacctatgcttgtatgtgtatgtgcacctgtatatcacatccacctacgacatgtacataataaataataataataataatggtaataataatttactcctgcatcctttgcactctgctcattgcactattgtctaaatctgtattttgtttttgtttatagtgtgtatatgtgttctctatactgtagcctgtgtttgattttattaccgTATTAACAACACTTATTGTGttgttgtattattgtataagtaagcacatcgtgagcattgtacaatccagagtcaaattatttgtatatgtacacatatctggcaataaagctgattctgatgttcTGTCTGATGTTTCTAGTATTACATATCTATTTTCATATGATGATGACAAACCAGGACCATGTTGACGTACATACCATGTAAGCTGTTGACATGGGAAGATGGGTATATCATAAATAGTCAACTTTAACTTGTAACTTacagtttttaataaataaaggaGAAAAGGGAGCTCTCAGCGCTGGAGTATACGTCATCAGTGCGCGACGTAGCGTGCAGGACTGAAGGACGCCGAAAAGAAGCTTGAGATGAAATGAGTCAATTATAAAGGTTGGTTTAATGTTACTATTTTATATTGGGTTATTTTGCATATTGGAAGTGACATTAATGGCCAATATGGCttagtttattaaaacataaccCAAAAGGCAGGTCCATTTTTGAGCCGTATTATTGATCTCACTTGGTAGATTCAGGCTAAGCTATTAGCGATAGCACACGTTGACTTGCCATTTGGTAAAGGTTACTCCCCTAACGTTAGGGTGATGACAGTATAGGCACAgttgagacaaaaaaaatacaacagtagATACATTGAAACGTAGTaggttgtgttattttgttgACCACTAATGATTTGATTCCTTCAAGCTTAGTTAAAAGTTAGACTGAGTAAGAAGTTGGATAAAAAGCAGGAGAAATATTCTAGACATTATTCAATATAGTAAAGCTAATGTTGTGCGCCATGTAGTGGAAACGCAGATAAATGGAAACCACAAAACTCACATCTGGCAAACTGCCTCTCTTCAGCTCTGTCAGCAGGACGCTGTTATGATGGCGGTTTCGTGTCTAACTCGAGCTCTGCGCTCCCTGACCCTCTCCCAGCCTGCTCTGCTCTCCTCGCAGGTAAGCAGGCTGTCAGTCAAAGTGGAGATCTGAATCGTCACAAAATCACAACTACCGAACAAGCTATGTTGCCCTTTGCGTTAACAGGCAGTTGCCCAGACTAAACTGGGAACCCAGGTGTCCAGTGCAGTCGGACAGTGCAGAGGCTTCCTCACCACAGCCTCTCTGGAGCAGAACAGGACGTTTTGGAAGCAGAGGGAGAAGTACACCATCAGGCCCATAGGAATGAAAAAGACAGGAGGCCGAGATCACTCAGGTAAAGAGTGTGGGCAGAAAAAGAATAAGAGTCTGTGTGTTTACAAGCGAGGCTGGCAAAGGACGAGGCTGAAGTTGGTTTCTAATGTGCAGGATATGTGCTTAGTTTGTTCTTCACAAATAGATTAAAAGCGTACAAATCTCAAACAGGGTTCAAAACGGTCTTTTGGCCTTCAGTGTCAACCAGTGAAGGCCTAACTGGCACGTTTGCAGAAGGTTTTACAATACATCTGGAGTATAGTGATCTGAAAAACTATGAAACTGCCCTTTTCCTGTTTTTACAAATAGAATAAAGGTTCAGAATCTGTCTGTAGGCTGTCAGCGTTACTCTAGTCCAGGTCTGATTAGACTCTGTAAAACAGCGTTTGATATAAACCTGTATTGGATCATATACACCAGTctttacagagagaaaaactgcACTAATAGAATAAAGATTTCACaaattttaaactatttttgaTAATGATTCATGATGATTGCACATTTAGCAAAAATGCAGAGCATGATGTATTTCAAGGTTCTCAGATGTGAGAGTTTGCTGCTTTCATGGTCTTATATGTTAGAAAACTTattatctttgggttgtggactgctggttggacaaaacaggtAATTTGAAGATTTTACTTTGGGCTATAAGCCATTGTGATGGACCATTTTCTCACACTTTACAGACCGAAAGAGCTGCTCATCTTTCTTTCTGCCACACAGGAAGGATACGGACACATGGCATTGGCGGTGGCCATAAACAGAAATACCGGTGGATAGACTTTCAGCGCCTGCGCTATGAACCAAACAAAGAGGACCAGCCCTTTGAAGAGAAGGTTGTTGAAGTGCGATACGACCCATGCAGGTCAGATCACCTTTCATCACACTTTGATGAACATATATACTAAAGGTTATGAACATAGAGTTGGTTGTCACAATCTGTGCTGTCTACACAGGTCTGCTGACATTGCCCTGGTAGCTGGAGGCAACCGGAAAAGATGGATTATAGCTACAGAGAACATGCAGGCTGGAGATGTCATTAAAACATCTGGAGTGATTGGACGCATGGCAGGTAAAAGATCCACTCTGGGTCGTCACCCTCCAAACATTCACTCAAGATGATGGAAGTAAAGATTCGGTAGATTTTGGACTATCTGCATTTAATGCGATGTTAGTCAGcgtcctttttgttttttactgtgcaGTCTCAGCCAATGAGGGTGATGCTTTCCCACTGGGAGCCCTTCCTGTGGGCACACTGGTAAACAACCTAGAGATACTACCAGGGAAGGGATCAGAGTACATTCGTGCTGCAggtgatttattattttcatgtttgtactttatttcctaaatgcttgtttgcattaaaaagctttttttgtatttgtgtgtatgtagtcAGGGCTGCAGCTACTGATAACTTTCAATGCTGattgaatattttctttaaaacgTGAGCTCAAAACTCAGATATTCAACTTTATATTATCTAAAACTATCagaattgttttaaaataatttctaaCTAATTGATTCCGCAGTATATTGNNNNNNNNNNNNNNNNNNNNNNNNNNNNNNNNNNNNNNNNNNNNNNNNNNNNNNNNNNNNNNNNNNNNNNNNNNNNNNNNNNNNNNNNNNNNNNNNNNNNACAAAACAGGTAATTTGAAGATTTTACTTTGGGCTATAAGCCATTGTGATGGACCATTTTCTCACACTTTACAGACCGAAAGAGCTGCTCATCTTTCTTTCTGCCACACAGGAAGGATACGGACACATGGCATTGGCGGTGGCCATAAACAGAAATACCGGTGGATAGACTTTCAGCGCCTGCGCTATGAACCAAACAAAGAGGACCAGCCCTTTGAAGAGAAGGTTGTTGAAGTGCGATACGACCCATGCAGGTCAGATCACCTTTCATCACACTTTGATGAACATATATACTAAAGGTTATGAACATAGAGTTGGTTGTCACAATCTGTGCTGTCTACACAGGTCTGCTGACATTGCCCTGGTAGCTGGAGGCAACCGGAAAAGATGGATTATAGCTACAGAGAACATGCAGGCTGGAGATGTCATTAAAACATCTGGAGTGATTGGACGCATGGCAGGTAAAAGATCCACTCTGGGTCGTCACCCTCCAAACATTCACTCAAGATGATGGAAGTAAAGATTCGGTAGATTTTGGACTATCTGCATTTAATGCGATGTTAGTCAGcgtcctttttgttttttactgtgcaGTCTCAGCCAATGAGGGTGATGCTTTCCCACTGGGAGCCCTTCCTGTGGGCACACTGGTAAACAACCTAGAGATACTACCAGGGAAGGGATCAGAGTACATTCGTGCTGCAggtgatttattattttcatgtttgtactttatttcctaaatgcttgtttgcattaaaaagctttttttgtatttgtgtgtatgtagtcAGGGCTGCAGCTACTGATAACTTTCAATGCTGattgaatattttctttaaaacgTGAGCTCAAAACTCAGATATTCAACTTTATATTATCTAAAACTATCagaattgttttaaaataatttctaaCTAATTGATTCCGCAGTATATTGAGTTAATACTGTAATGCATTACTTACTGACGCATAGATGTACATCCAccttagagagagagagagagagagagagagagagagagagagagagagagagagagagagagagagagagagagagagagagagagagagagagagatctctatatctatatatctctatctagatatatatatctctatatctatctatctctagatagagagatagatagagagagatagagatatctagatagagagagagatagagagatatctatatatctatatatatctctatcgagagagagagagagagagagagagagatctatatatctatatatagatcTATCGAgatctatatatatctctatcgagagagagagagatctatatatctatatatagatcTATCGAgatctatatatatctctatcgagagagagagagagagagagagatctatatatctatatatagatcTATCGAgatctatatatatctctatcgagagagagagagagagagagagatctatatatctatatatagatcTATCGAgatctatatatatctctatcgagagagagagagagagagagagatctatatatctatatatagatcTATCGAgatctatatatatctctatcgagagagagagagagagagagagatctatatatctatatatagatcTATCGAgatctatatatatctctatcgagagagagagagagagagagagatctatatatctatatatagatcTATCGAgatctatatatatctctatcgagagagagagagagagagagagatctatatatctatatatagatcTATCGAgatctatatatatctctatcgagagagagagagagagagagagatctatatatctatatatagatcTATCGAgatctatatatatctctatcgagagagagagagagagagagagatctatatatctatatatagatcTATCGAgatctatatatatctctatcgagagagagagagagagagagagatctatatatctatatatagatcTATCGAgatctatatatatctctatcgagagagagagagagagagagagatctatatatctatatatagatcTATCGAgatctatatatatctctatcgagagagagagagagagagagagaNNNNNNNNNNNNNNNNNNNNAtatatagagagatagagagatatatagatagagagagagatagagagatatctatatatctatatatatctctatcgagagagagagagagagagagagagagatctatatatctatatatagatcTATCGAgatctatatatatctctatcgagagagagagagagagagagagatctatatatctatatatagatcTATCGAgatctatatatatctctatcgagagagagagagagagagagagagagagcgatcGATCGATCTGACGGTGAATAAATGATTTGATAATTATATACTTGCATTAAGATCTATTCTGTCCCTGAGTATCCTTGGGACAGCTTCTTCCGCTAGAGATTGTTTGATGTTATCTGAATGCCTTGTGCATTTTGAACAAGGTAATGGCTGATGCAAAATGTGGTTGCTCGTAATAATTCCTAAACTGAATGTTGCGGTTAATTTGGTTTTCAGGTACAAGTGGCGTTTTGCTCCGTAAAGTAAATGGAACAGCGATCATTCAGCTTCCTTCCAAGCAGCAGGTTCAGGTGAGGATATCTGGATTAACATTTCACCTGCCACGTTCAAACCATaatctgctctgaactgaatgTTGTCATCttgacactcacacacaggtaCTGGAGACCTGCATGGTAACGGTGGGACGCGTGTCCAACATTGACCACAACAAACGGATCATTGGCAAAGCTGGTCGCAATCGCTGGCTTGGCATTCGCCCCTCGAGCGGCTTGTGGCAGAGAAAGGGAGGGTGGGCAGGACGCAAGATTAAACCGCTCCCTCCGATGAAGAGTTACGTCAACCTGCCCTCAATCTCTGCTAAATAACACAAGTCTGGACGTGTTTGGGACTGGAGATTGCTGTCTCTTGCTTATAATCAtcttgtattattatttttggttCTCACGATGAAAACAAATCAATTGTTCGGTGAGAATACATGAATAAAGACAAGCCCTTTGTACAGaagattaaaaattttattaaacacaacTGCTTGTGAGAGCatggaaagaaacaaaacaatataaaattccaaaacatatttacatCTATAGTAAAACATGCAGAGTAACCCATATTTTTAGTggtaaatttaaaaatactgtcatgtcatttaaaatagGTTTGTGCAAAGACACTGGGTGGCATTTCAAGTCACAGGAGCAATAAGATGGCATGTTGTCATTGCAATTTGACCATTAATGAGAAACATTAACACTGATGTTAAGAGTTAATTTTTTGCAGTGCTAAATAATGGTGACAAAGTGAGCATGCCTGCTTATTGGTCCAGTCTTGTAAAACACCCCCATGCTACCTCTAGAGttagggcaaaaaaaaaaaacttgaggtcaaatacattaatatagacTTGTCATTATGCCTGTTTAGTATCTAAAAGGCTAACTCACATGACAAATTCCCTCAAACAACTCTGCCCTGGCTAACACTTCACAGCCCGGGTTTACAAATACGTAAGAGCCAGTTCTCCCAACTATAAGAAGATAGTGAACCCTTCAAAAAGcaggagaaaagaaaacttGACTGTATAGTCACAGGCAGACACGTATGGTGGCAGCTGCAAAATAAGCTTTTCAACATCAAGTGGCATAACATTAAGTAACAGACAACCATGATGGTTTGTCACAGGGACCTCACAGGGCGCTTAAACCCATCAACATGAACATCCCTATGAAAAGGGGtcattttgaaataataaaaaaacaccctCAAAGAACGGCCTTCTTTTGAAGATAGGTAGTGGTTTACATTTCAAATATAACACCTAACGCTTCATCTCAAAGAGTGTCCCAATTTGagctaaaatgtgtttaaaaccaCATGAAAGTGCATTACAAAGTGAGGGAAATGTATGAGAAATGACATACCTAGTAGTGTTTGCATTGTACAAGTCAACTTTGTAGTTATGAGCTCTTGAAATATATTTGGCATTTATGTCATGAAGTAAAGGTAAGCTATTTGTGCTTTCAATTTAGTGAAGGGGATTTGCGATTCACAATAATATAtcttgtatatatttatatacaataCTAAAAAAAAAGCCAGCCTATCAAAGCTTGTAAGTCTTCACTTTataaaaaaagcaacaacaaactCATACAGAAGGCCCTTTGTCCAAAGGTTTCCTATTGCAAAAGTTTCACGTGACACCATTCAGGGAGTACCATCGAACATATAGCACacctacacagacacacataggCAGTGACTTGGACACCTGGCAAGACTCCATGCGCTTTTCATCCTATTTTAAAAGCAATTCATTGCTTGCATTTGACACTACTGTCAAAACATGTTTCAAGTCAGACCAACTCACGTTATTTTCCCAGAACAGGCCTACACAATACTAAATGCTCAGTATGTTTTAGGTTAGGTACTACCTGCACATCCAGCCACAGGAAGCTGTATTAAAAGGACACAACGGTAATTGCTTGGTTTGGATGTGCACACGTCTTGTAAATGC is part of the Micropterus dolomieu isolate WLL.071019.BEF.003 ecotype Adirondacks linkage group LG15, ASM2129224v1, whole genome shotgun sequence genome and harbors:
- the mrpl2 gene encoding 39S ribosomal protein L2, mitochondrial — protein: MMAVSCLTRALRSLTLSQPALLSSQAVAQTKLGTQVSSAVGQCRGFLTTASLEQNRTFWKQREKYTIRPIGMKKTGGRDHSGRIRTHGIGGGHKQKYRWIDFQRLRYEPNKEDQPFEEKVVEVRYDPCRSADIALVAGGNRKRWIIATENMQAGDVIKTSGVIGRMAVSANEGDAFPLGALPVGTLVNNLEILPGKGSEYIRAAGTSGVLLRKVNGTAIIQLPSKQQVQVLETCMVTVGRVSNIDHNKRIIGKAGRNRWLGIRPSSGLWQRKGGWAGRKIKPLPPMKSYVNLPSISAK